A region of Vibrio porteresiae DSM 19223 DNA encodes the following proteins:
- a CDS encoding porin family protein: MKKIYPALTGMFVLASVSFSSLAAPGGNDSGIYVGGNFGYVKVDGEDDFDDDNKVYQGLLGYRINPYIAIEGSYIDFGKYGSSLAHAETDGYTGALKLTAPIGDRVELYAKGGQLWYKTDYNIAGAKGDQNDEAVFAGAGVGFKVTDNLVLNAEYTWYDVDLDASDVQDGKDTNTDFNQVTAGVEYRF; encoded by the coding sequence ATGAAAAAGATCTATCCTGCGTTAACGGGCATGTTTGTCTTAGCCTCAGTAAGTTTCTCCTCTCTGGCAGCGCCCGGCGGCAACGACAGTGGCATCTATGTCGGTGGTAACTTCGGCTACGTTAAAGTCGATGGCGAGGACGATTTTGACGACGATAACAAAGTCTACCAAGGGTTACTGGGTTATCGCATCAACCCTTATATCGCCATTGAAGGGAGTTACATCGATTTCGGTAAATATGGTAGTAGCTTAGCCCATGCTGAAACAGATGGTTATACCGGTGCGTTAAAACTGACAGCCCCAATTGGTGACCGAGTCGAACTCTATGCGAAAGGAGGACAACTTTGGTACAAAACCGATTACAACATCGCCGGAGCAAAAGGCGATCAAAACGACGAAGCCGTCTTTGCTGGCGCGGGGGTAGGATTTAAAGTCACTGATAATCTGGTGCTCAATGCTGAATACACATGGTATGACGTCGATCTAGATGCCTCTGATGTTCAAGATGGCAAAGACACCAACACCGATTTCAACCAAGTCACCGCTGGGGTTGAATACCGCTTTTAA
- the maeA gene encoding oxaloacetate-decarboxylating malate dehydrogenase yields MSQTYDFTATAEAGISPLSPVDQSLNSITRQTAQVRFSVDQAGNNLSKYLMLRHVQDQNERLFYHYVRENIRDSLPYIYTPSVGDACQQYSYLNFAPRGLYLSCREGGSVSQQIERIQQEVDIIVITDGSRVLGLGDLGIGGMGISIGKLSLYTAVGGIAPERTLPVCIDVGTNNPKLKADPQYLGDKEDRVDDETFYQYLEEVMTALEKRWPKAIIQFEDFSNNHAYPLLKKYRNTYRCFNDDIQGTATVAVATIKRALKKAGKQSGQANVFIVGGGSAGCGIADLIRRTFGFDEQHGVYVVDRDGIIYDDFAGLNEMQAELARPASERPEGAAKLELLDAIKHYSPDVIVGVTGVAGLFSEEVIRTLVAQTTMPVIMPLSNPVSSCEVTPAQIFDWVGDKAIVATGSPFAPVVYGDKSHTISQCNNVYVFPGIGLGAHVVNATTISEEMLMAAVNALGDYECSIASHYEVLPAIESTMEVSKIIAIAVAKQAVAEGVAQSFNNLSETELAEKIEQSFWQPALERFNG; encoded by the coding sequence ATGTCACAGACATATGACTTCACGGCCACAGCAGAAGCGGGCATTAGCCCGCTTTCTCCAGTGGACCAGTCACTCAATTCTATCACTCGTCAAACTGCTCAGGTTCGTTTCTCAGTTGATCAAGCAGGAAACAATCTGTCCAAATACCTGATGCTGCGTCACGTACAGGATCAGAACGAGCGTCTTTTCTACCACTACGTTCGTGAAAACATTCGCGATAGCTTACCTTATATCTATACTCCTTCTGTTGGTGACGCATGTCAGCAATATAGCTATCTGAATTTCGCACCACGTGGTCTATACCTTTCTTGCCGTGAAGGTGGTTCTGTAAGCCAACAAATCGAACGTATTCAACAAGAAGTGGACATTATTGTTATCACTGATGGTTCTCGCGTTCTTGGTTTGGGCGACCTAGGCATCGGCGGTATGGGCATCTCAATTGGTAAGCTGTCTCTGTACACAGCGGTGGGTGGTATCGCTCCAGAGCGTACTCTACCAGTGTGTATCGATGTCGGTACTAACAATCCAAAATTGAAAGCAGACCCACAATACCTAGGTGATAAAGAAGATCGTGTTGATGACGAGACTTTCTACCAATACCTAGAAGAAGTGATGACTGCCCTAGAAAAACGTTGGCCTAAGGCGATCATTCAATTTGAAGACTTTAGTAACAACCACGCTTACCCTCTACTGAAAAAGTACCGTAATACTTACCGTTGTTTTAACGACGATATCCAAGGTACTGCAACAGTTGCCGTTGCAACCATCAAACGTGCGCTGAAAAAAGCGGGTAAACAGTCTGGTCAAGCTAACGTATTTATCGTTGGTGGTGGTTCAGCTGGCTGTGGTATCGCGGATCTGATTCGTCGTACTTTCGGTTTCGATGAACAACACGGCGTTTACGTAGTTGATCGTGATGGCATCATTTACGATGATTTCGCTGGTCTAAACGAAATGCAAGCTGAACTGGCTCGTCCAGCGTCTGAACGCCCAGAAGGTGCAGCAAAACTTGAACTTCTAGATGCGATCAAACACTACTCACCAGACGTTATCGTTGGTGTTACAGGTGTTGCTGGCCTATTTAGTGAAGAAGTGATTCGCACATTGGTGGCACAAACCACTATGCCAGTGATCATGCCGCTATCTAACCCAGTAAGCTCTTGTGAAGTGACTCCTGCTCAGATCTTTGATTGGGTAGGTGACAAAGCGATCGTTGCAACTGGTAGCCCGTTTGCTCCTGTTGTTTACGGTGATAAATCACACACTATCTCTCAATGTAACAACGTCTACGTATTCCCTGGCATTGGCCTTGGTGCGCACGTTGTTAATGCAACCACTATCTCTGAAGAGATGCTGATGGCTGCAGTAAACGCATTGGGTGATTATGAGTGTTCAATCGCTTCTCACTACGAAGTGCTACCTGCGATTGAATCGACGATGGAAGTATCAAAAATCATCGCGATTGCCGTAGCAAAACAAGCTGTAGCTGAAGGTGTTGCTCAATCGTTTAACAATCTAAGCGAAACTGAGCTTGCAGAAAAGATTGAACAATCTTTCTGGCAACCAGCGTTAGAGCGTTTTAACGGTTAA
- a CDS encoding MAPEG family protein: MMEDCSAFLWALWALVIIYFVQWVVATMVKARQPGAIPGKLPENLSHDSLVFRTHRTYMNSLENAPMILGATALAWLVDASIFWLSFWLWIYVIARVGHMALYYAIATERNPSPRSYFFVLGVVANIAVMVLATLKLIQS, from the coding sequence ATGATGGAAGATTGTTCAGCGTTTTTATGGGCTTTGTGGGCTTTGGTCATCATCTATTTTGTGCAATGGGTGGTGGCGACTATGGTGAAAGCTCGTCAACCAGGAGCGATACCAGGGAAGTTACCCGAAAACCTAAGTCATGATTCACTCGTGTTTCGTACTCATCGTACCTATATGAACTCTCTGGAAAATGCGCCGATGATATTGGGGGCGACAGCCCTCGCATGGCTAGTGGATGCCTCTATCTTTTGGTTATCGTTTTGGCTATGGATTTATGTTATCGCTCGTGTCGGTCATATGGCGCTCTATTACGCTATTGCCACTGAGAGAAACCCAAGTCCCCGCAGCTACTTTTTTGTGTTAGGCGTAGTAGCGAATATTGCAGTGATGGTGTTGGCGACACTTAAACTTATCCAAAGCTAA
- a CDS encoding 2-hydroxycarboxylate transporter family protein has translation MFNSTAISAKDKLAMNVVFALSAIIILFATIQNKMPSGMIGAIGVMAVVGYLLNTIGNKTPIVNQYFGGGAIVVIFGSSYIFHSGYVPAETVKTVTTFMKSGGFLNFFIASLVTGSILGMDSQTLRKAALKYIPVILGGVACAFLFAGVVGAMLGEGFFNSVMLIALPIMGGGMGAGAVPLVEIMHGSTGMDTDMLMSKMVPALAIGNAIAIVTAGILHKVGNAFPSLTGNGQLIIGQANKPEEVDEKHTLTVQTLGVGAILAITMFLVGTLLGTVIKMHPFALMIIFVAVVKVTGLLPRELERAAHVWSKFVLDNLTPALLVGIGVVYTDLDQIIAALNLSNLLMVFSTVMGAVVGSALVGRMMGFYPIEAAITGGLCMANMGGTGDVAVLASCKRMGLMPFAQISSRLGGALMLILATFILQLFL, from the coding sequence ATGTTTAATAGTACTGCTATCTCTGCCAAGGACAAACTCGCAATGAATGTCGTGTTTGCTTTGTCAGCAATTATTATTCTTTTCGCAACGATTCAAAATAAAATGCCTTCAGGCATGATTGGTGCCATTGGTGTGATGGCCGTTGTTGGTTATCTGCTTAACACTATCGGTAACAAAACGCCTATCGTAAACCAATACTTCGGTGGCGGTGCCATTGTTGTTATCTTCGGCTCTTCTTACATTTTCCACAGCGGTTACGTTCCTGCAGAAACAGTGAAAACTGTGACTACTTTTATGAAGAGCGGTGGTTTCCTAAACTTCTTTATCGCAAGCTTGGTAACGGGTTCTATCCTAGGTATGGATAGCCAAACACTAAGAAAAGCGGCACTAAAATACATTCCAGTTATTCTGGGTGGTGTAGCATGTGCTTTCCTATTCGCTGGCGTTGTTGGTGCAATGCTTGGTGAAGGTTTCTTCAACTCAGTAATGCTGATCGCTCTACCTATCATGGGCGGTGGTATGGGTGCTGGTGCGGTTCCTCTTGTTGAGATCATGCACGGCAGCACAGGCATGGATACTGACATGCTAATGTCAAAAATGGTACCTGCATTGGCTATTGGTAACGCGATTGCGATCGTAACTGCCGGTATCCTGCATAAAGTAGGTAACGCATTCCCATCACTCACAGGTAATGGCCAATTGATCATCGGTCAAGCAAACAAACCTGAAGAAGTGGATGAGAAACACACGCTAACTGTACAAACACTCGGTGTAGGTGCAATTCTAGCAATCACTATGTTCCTAGTAGGTACGCTACTTGGCACTGTGATCAAAATGCACCCGTTTGCATTGATGATCATCTTCGTTGCTGTTGTAAAAGTAACTGGTCTCCTACCACGTGAACTTGAACGCGCTGCGCACGTTTGGTCTAAGTTTGTTCTGGATAACTTAACTCCAGCTCTGCTTGTTGGTATCGGTGTTGTTTACACTGACCTTGACCAAATCATCGCTGCATTGAATTTGTCAAATCTACTGATGGTATTCTCAACAGTAATGGGTGCTGTAGTAGGTAGTGCATTAGTGGGTCGTATGATGGGCTTCTACCCGATTGAAGCTGCAATTACTGGCGGACTATGTATGGCAAACATGGGCGGAACAGGTGACGTAGCTGTTCTTGCATCATGTAAGCGTATGGGCCTAATGCCTTTCGCACAAATCTCTTCACGTCTTGGTGGTGCTTTGATGCTGATTCTAGCCACCTTTATTTTGCAGTTATTTCTATAA
- a CDS encoding TetR/AcrR family transcriptional regulator, translating into MTTEDVKLERVLQGATEVFLQQGYTAATTDMIQKSAGVSKATVYTRYPNKQALFTAVIERQCKLLTHNIIQCLPQSKDILSTLTDIGTRYLTLLLSKEGLALYRTIVAETPRFPELGRIFYQSGPKVVLDQVTKYITQAANEGQLAVQQVGARNAAVLFLSLLRGESQLQCVTHPDFHPTEVLIEEWVNQAIITFRQAFFVGDPNA; encoded by the coding sequence TTGACAACTGAAGATGTAAAGTTAGAACGAGTTCTGCAGGGGGCTACTGAGGTATTTTTGCAGCAAGGCTATACGGCAGCCACAACGGATATGATCCAAAAATCAGCTGGCGTTTCTAAGGCGACGGTTTATACCCGCTATCCGAACAAACAGGCATTGTTTACGGCAGTTATAGAACGCCAGTGTAAGCTGTTAACACACAATATCATTCAATGCCTACCGCAAAGTAAAGACATCCTATCGACCTTGACTGATATTGGCACTCGCTACTTAACTTTATTGCTCTCTAAAGAAGGGTTAGCCCTTTATCGGACGATCGTCGCAGAAACTCCCCGTTTCCCAGAATTAGGCCGGATTTTTTATCAGTCAGGCCCTAAAGTCGTGTTAGATCAGGTGACCAAATACATCACCCAAGCAGCCAATGAGGGACAATTAGCCGTCCAACAGGTTGGCGCACGCAATGCGGCAGTGCTGTTTTTGAGCCTTTTACGTGGCGAAAGTCAGCTGCAATGTGTCACTCATCCCGATTTTCATCCGACCGAAGTTTTGATTGAAGAGTGGGTGAATCAAGCCATCATCACTTTTCGCCAAGCGTTTTTCGTAGGTGACCCAAACGCCTAA
- a CDS encoding right-handed parallel beta-helix repeat-containing protein — MNKIIRATLLTSLLLSCSSGAWASLSETMATRCEGDGTSFSPTQIYYVSPTGLASNSGANSAQAMDFQTALSTVRAGEMILLEAGTYAIDYQQGEKNTLRFGQSGSASSPIYVVTANCGRAVFDFQFPADQWVQNGFGFYVTGSYWYFRGIDITHAGYHGAYVTGSHNTFENMAFYDNRNTGLEINKGGAYNLVLNADSYLNYDPKKHGSMADGFGAKQEQGAGNEFIGCRAWKNSDDAFDLYDTDQKVIIKESWAFLSGIDYWSDSAFAGNGNGFKLGGNRAVGNHEIYRSIAFDNVSKGFDQNNNAGGVRVVNNTAYNNGINFGFGNSLSSGEKHYFRNNLSLDGSITVKNANTSNNSWDSDITVTRRLFENLNTSLATAKRQANGALPNNALFHIKADTALIDAGVAVSGIDYLGSAPDLGAIEKQ; from the coding sequence ATGAATAAGATAATTCGAGCGACCCTGCTCACTTCGCTGCTATTAAGCTGCTCGTCTGGCGCGTGGGCGTCACTCTCTGAAACGATGGCGACCCGCTGTGAGGGAGATGGTACAAGTTTCTCTCCTACCCAAATTTACTATGTTTCTCCGACTGGACTTGCAAGTAATAGTGGGGCTAACTCTGCGCAAGCGATGGATTTTCAGACCGCTTTATCCACAGTGCGAGCTGGAGAAATGATCCTGCTAGAGGCGGGCACTTATGCGATTGATTACCAGCAAGGGGAAAAAAACACCTTGCGTTTTGGTCAATCAGGTAGCGCATCTTCCCCTATTTATGTTGTTACGGCCAATTGTGGCAGAGCAGTCTTTGATTTCCAATTTCCTGCCGACCAATGGGTTCAAAATGGTTTTGGTTTTTACGTGACTGGCAGCTACTGGTATTTTCGTGGCATCGATATCACTCATGCTGGGTATCATGGTGCTTACGTTACCGGCAGTCATAATACCTTTGAGAATATGGCCTTTTATGATAATCGAAATACCGGTTTAGAAATCAATAAGGGCGGTGCGTATAACTTAGTTCTTAATGCCGATAGTTACTTAAACTATGACCCTAAAAAACATGGCAGTATGGCTGATGGTTTCGGCGCCAAACAAGAGCAAGGCGCTGGAAATGAATTTATTGGTTGCCGTGCATGGAAAAACTCTGACGATGCGTTTGATCTTTACGATACCGACCAGAAAGTCATCATTAAAGAGAGTTGGGCATTTTTAAGTGGTATTGATTATTGGAGCGATTCAGCGTTCGCTGGCAATGGTAATGGTTTTAAACTTGGTGGTAATCGAGCTGTTGGTAATCATGAAATTTACCGTTCTATCGCCTTTGATAATGTAAGCAAAGGGTTTGATCAAAATAACAATGCGGGTGGCGTTCGAGTGGTCAATAATACCGCTTACAACAACGGCATCAATTTTGGTTTTGGTAACTCGTTGAGCTCAGGAGAGAAGCACTATTTTCGTAATAACCTCTCGTTGGATGGTAGCATCACAGTTAAAAATGCCAATACCAGCAATAACTCGTGGGATAGCGATATCACAGTAACACGCCGTTTATTTGAGAATCTCAATACCAGTTTAGCCACGGCGAAGCGTCAAGCGAACGGTGCGCTACCCAATAATGCGCTATTTCATATCAAAGCCGATACCGCTTTGATTGATGCAGGTGTTGCCGTGAGTGGTATTGATTACTTAGGCTCTGCGCCAGATTTAGGGGCGATTGAAAAGCAATAG
- a CDS encoding putative bifunctional diguanylate cyclase/phosphodiesterase: MTIHLREASHLVINTIRQSSALKDLLIWFVVTLLVSYFSIQYDAFESFNEFSREQESWQLDELFIVMFFIGVGGCLFGLRRYWDMQTYSRRLHREADFDSLTQLPNSRMAKRQLVNLMTHCPADRYVIAVLLDIDNFGTINHLYGRATADMVLKHVATRLKLRNEQSGFVARINSDEFLACDICDTKLHAVEDYVAELRRTENVPIVIGKYIINIRFSMGVALFPKDSDNPEDLLRATYLALEQAKTTAGIDWYLYREELGQRREYREMLSRQLFKAILNNELFMVYQPIWDQQKHICKGFEALVRWNFQGASVPPFLFVNIAEEYGLINQLGDFVLRRSLTEMKDKLADDQYLAINISGHQFQHENFIPSLLELVKTTEFKPHQLELELTETTLIDNYELLLEKLHRIRKKGIHVAIDDFGTGYSSLSRLNELSVDKLKIDRSFVIGVVDGVREQNIVESIVALGRKLNMQIVIEGVETEEQMNKLLELGCDLMQGYLFARPATLDKIEPRFFGIENSLSE; the protein is encoded by the coding sequence ATGACCATCCATCTTAGAGAAGCTTCTCACCTTGTGATTAACACCATACGCCAATCCAGCGCTTTGAAAGATTTGCTGATTTGGTTCGTGGTGACTTTGCTTGTCTCTTATTTCTCAATTCAGTACGACGCCTTTGAATCATTTAACGAATTTAGTCGTGAACAAGAAAGTTGGCAACTCGATGAACTGTTTATCGTTATGTTCTTCATTGGTGTTGGCGGCTGTCTCTTCGGCTTACGTCGTTACTGGGATATGCAGACCTATTCTCGCCGCTTACACCGTGAAGCCGATTTTGACTCACTGACTCAGTTACCTAATTCTCGGATGGCGAAACGTCAATTAGTTAATTTGATGACGCATTGCCCAGCAGACCGCTATGTGATCGCGGTGCTGTTAGATATCGATAATTTCGGCACGATTAACCATCTATACGGACGGGCAACGGCGGATATGGTGTTAAAACATGTTGCGACGCGGTTGAAGTTACGCAATGAACAGTCGGGGTTTGTGGCGCGAATTAATAGCGATGAATTTTTGGCATGTGATATTTGTGATACCAAATTGCATGCGGTTGAAGACTATGTTGCCGAATTGCGCCGCACCGAGAATGTACCTATCGTCATCGGCAAATACATCATTAATATCCGCTTTTCTATGGGGGTCGCGCTATTCCCGAAAGACAGTGATAATCCAGAAGATCTGTTACGCGCTACGTATTTGGCATTAGAGCAAGCGAAAACCACGGCGGGGATCGATTGGTATTTATATCGTGAAGAGTTGGGGCAGCGTCGCGAGTACCGCGAAATGTTATCGCGCCAGTTATTTAAAGCGATCTTAAATAACGAACTGTTTATGGTCTATCAGCCGATTTGGGACCAACAAAAGCACATTTGCAAAGGATTTGAAGCATTAGTGCGTTGGAACTTTCAAGGCGCTTCCGTTCCGCCATTTTTGTTTGTCAACATTGCAGAAGAGTATGGTCTCATTAACCAGTTAGGGGATTTTGTTCTGCGCCGCTCCTTAACGGAAATGAAAGATAAACTAGCGGATGATCAATATCTCGCCATCAATATTTCTGGACATCAGTTTCAGCATGAAAACTTCATCCCGTCATTACTTGAATTGGTGAAAACAACCGAGTTTAAACCTCACCAGCTTGAGTTGGAACTGACAGAGACAACCCTGATTGATAACTACGAATTGCTGCTCGAAAAACTGCATCGCATTCGCAAAAAGGGCATCCATGTGGCGATCGACGATTTTGGCACGGGATATTCGTCACTCAGTCGTCTTAATGAATTGTCAGTTGATAAGTTAAAGATCGACCGATCATTTGTGATTGGCGTTGTCGATGGTGTGAGAGAGCAGAACATTGTTGAGTCGATTGTCGCTCTGGGACGTAAGCTTAATATGCAGATAGTGATTGAAGGGGTAGAGACTGAAGAGCAGATGAATAAGCTGCTCGAACTCGGTTGTGATTTAATGCAGGGCTACCTTTTCGCTCGCCCAGCGACACTCGATAAAATTGAGCCACGCTTTTTTGGTATTGAAAACAGTTTGAGCGAGTAA
- a CDS encoding S1 family peptidase — protein MTFRHIRRLSILLISSLIPWDLSHADDSYEPTILNGVSTSLSSIPYQARLSIYKSTSSGTVAYLCGASLIDDSVAITAAHCVDSDSSETLTSVTVYYLDYTTPSSPTYTSVSIPASNVSVHSSWDGTLATSNDIAVLYDSGASFTNAKKIKIATAAEMTAMFTEFSNSYVANQDNDTNVQASGYGKDENGSSGSLARVLLAGIPSSTCRSLKASSVSADDYLCVQSPVQSVNYGICSGDSGGPLVWRNPSNASDSDYGVRLVGAASYVTTSGGLCKLNGSYYYGAYSNINYYKSFVNSAVDTLASTSGYDYESLSISYAFDSDPILSANTGTDSTTPDSDSSSNDSGSGGGGGGSLSLITLMLLTLLALRRHTRCAIAIKMQ, from the coding sequence ATGACGTTTAGACATATCCGCCGCCTAAGCATACTTCTGATAAGTTCATTGATTCCTTGGGATCTATCCCACGCTGATGACAGCTATGAACCCACCATATTAAATGGGGTTTCAACCAGCCTATCATCTATTCCATATCAAGCGCGCTTGTCGATCTACAAAAGTACCAGTAGCGGTACTGTTGCCTATTTGTGTGGCGCTTCGTTGATTGATGACAGTGTGGCCATCACCGCTGCCCACTGCGTTGATAGTGATAGCTCTGAAACCTTAACCAGTGTCACTGTTTACTATCTCGATTACACCACGCCAAGTAGCCCAACCTATACCTCAGTATCGATTCCAGCCAGCAACGTCAGCGTACACTCTTCTTGGGATGGCACGTTAGCTACCTCCAACGACATCGCGGTTCTTTATGATTCAGGTGCATCCTTTACCAATGCCAAAAAGATTAAAATCGCGACTGCTGCTGAAATGACGGCGATGTTCACTGAGTTTTCTAATAGCTATGTTGCTAACCAAGATAATGATACGAATGTACAAGCCAGCGGATATGGTAAAGATGAAAATGGTTCATCAGGTTCGCTTGCTCGAGTACTACTGGCTGGCATCCCTAGCTCGACCTGTCGCAGCTTAAAAGCCAGCTCCGTTAGCGCTGATGATTATCTTTGTGTGCAAAGCCCCGTGCAGAGCGTTAACTACGGGATTTGTAGCGGTGACAGTGGTGGTCCATTGGTATGGCGTAACCCTAGCAACGCATCAGACAGCGATTATGGAGTGCGCCTTGTTGGTGCCGCCTCTTATGTCACCACCTCTGGTGGACTATGTAAACTCAACGGCTCTTACTATTACGGAGCTTACAGTAACATCAACTATTACAAATCCTTTGTGAATAGCGCAGTCGATACACTTGCCTCAACGTCTGGCTATGATTATGAATCACTCTCAATTAGCTATGCCTTTGACAGTGATCCTATTTTATCCGCTAACACAGGGACGGACTCTACTACCCCAGATTCAGACTCCAGCTCCAACGATAGTGGCAGTGGCGGCGGCGGTGGTGGTAGCTTAAGTCTCATCACCTTAATGTTACTTACTCTGTTGGCGTTACGTCGCCATACTCGATGTGCTATCGCCATTAAAATGCAATGA
- a CDS encoding DUF3861 domain-containing protein, producing MKKHLYHVDITPVANKEGNVPSNAQNIAFGFPCHDELHGLLAKVGTIEGLSEQESIHLLMGIKMMGEVMLEHRNHTLFKDLNRPFGEFMRTFKQLVGQQGKSEETHQ from the coding sequence ATGAAAAAGCATTTGTATCATGTTGATATCACACCTGTGGCAAACAAAGAGGGAAATGTGCCTAGCAATGCACAGAACATCGCCTTCGGTTTTCCGTGTCATGATGAATTGCATGGATTATTGGCTAAAGTGGGTACCATCGAAGGCTTGAGTGAACAAGAGTCTATTCATCTCCTAATGGGCATTAAGATGATGGGCGAGGTGATGTTAGAACATCGCAACCATACGTTATTCAAAGATCTTAATCGACCATTTGGTGAATTTATGCGGACCTTTAAACAACTAGTAGGTCAGCAAGGAAAATCAGAAGAGACTCATCAGTGA
- a CDS encoding cytochrome b/b6 domain-containing protein, with protein MNKPFVWDWLVRITHWTVALLFFANYFVTKKGSETHEWVGYCILAAIAVRLIWGLVTHSPARLSAFLPSVSKAIEHLKEVKKTRQDTHIGHNPAGAMMIWLMWTLLIVTGLTGWGTQVEMFDQFDWLGDVHETLANLTMTAVTIHVCAVIVMSHITRHSYLTGMLPFNRK; from the coding sequence ATGAATAAGCCCTTCGTTTGGGATTGGTTAGTTCGCATCACCCATTGGACTGTCGCCCTCTTGTTTTTTGCCAACTATTTCGTGACAAAAAAAGGCAGCGAAACACATGAATGGGTCGGCTATTGTATTCTTGCTGCCATTGCCGTGCGTTTAATTTGGGGATTAGTCACCCACTCTCCTGCTCGCCTCAGCGCTTTTTTACCTTCAGTGAGTAAAGCGATTGAACATTTAAAAGAGGTCAAAAAAACCCGTCAAGATACGCACATTGGTCATAACCCAGCAGGGGCGATGATGATTTGGCTTATGTGGACGTTGTTAATCGTTACTGGTTTGACCGGTTGGGGAACACAAGTTGAGATGTTTGATCAGTTTGATTGGCTCGGAGATGTGCATGAAACTCTGGCTAATCTCACCATGACGGCAGTCACTATTCATGTGTGTGCAGTGATTGTTATGAGTCACATAACCCGTCACTCTTATCTGACAGGCATGCTACCATTTAACAGAAAATAG
- a CDS encoding GlcG/HbpS family heme-binding protein, whose amino-acid sequence MNENTYLNTIATVSLHAARHVIRVAQDAAQRHGWNICVAVVDHAGEVVALEKDDAAIGISPAVALAKAKTAALLQAPSKQFEDFVNQGSPSFLSTPGATALEGGVPLLLEGQFIGAVGVSGAHGENDSFVANCAANSLIK is encoded by the coding sequence ATGAATGAGAATACTTACCTAAATACCATCGCGACAGTTTCACTGCATGCTGCGCGCCATGTGATTCGCGTTGCACAGGATGCGGCGCAACGGCACGGATGGAATATTTGTGTGGCTGTAGTGGATCATGCTGGTGAAGTTGTGGCGTTAGAAAAAGACGATGCTGCAATAGGCATTAGCCCAGCCGTTGCCTTGGCAAAAGCCAAAACTGCTGCATTGCTGCAAGCTCCTTCTAAGCAGTTTGAAGATTTTGTTAATCAAGGCTCCCCAAGTTTTCTTTCTACTCCAGGGGCGACAGCCCTTGAAGGCGGCGTCCCTCTTTTGCTCGAAGGGCAATTTATTGGGGCAGTTGGGGTGAGCGGAGCTCACGGTGAAAATGACTCGTTTGTCGCTAACTGTGCAGCAAATTCGTTGATTAAATAG
- a CDS encoding SDR family oxidoreductase: protein MAELTNKQVVIIGGSSGIGLEVAHLVLAKGANVRLVGRHLDRLATAKAGLEAEFDTEVLTDCVDAHDFAALEEWFSSLSTFDYLVSMVGDVMGGGFIGAPIETIRHVMDSKFLTNVRIGQLAAEKIAQGGAMVFTSGTGGRAQDACASYVGNLGINALVEGLAVELAPKARVNAVSPTWTLTTFWRDMPTTQVEQIKTHFEQTIPLGRTATVHELASTYVYLMENDFITGQHIAVDGGIMLG, encoded by the coding sequence ATGGCAGAGCTTACAAATAAACAAGTGGTTATTATCGGTGGCAGTTCAGGCATTGGTTTAGAGGTTGCCCATCTTGTTCTCGCCAAAGGTGCAAATGTACGTTTGGTTGGACGTCATTTAGACCGACTAGCCACGGCTAAAGCAGGATTAGAAGCCGAATTTGATACTGAAGTATTGACCGACTGTGTTGATGCACATGATTTTGCGGCTCTTGAAGAGTGGTTTAGCTCGTTATCCACATTTGACTACCTCGTTTCTATGGTGGGCGATGTTATGGGCGGTGGCTTTATTGGTGCTCCCATCGAAACTATTCGCCATGTGATGGATTCTAAATTTCTCACTAATGTAAGAATCGGTCAGCTCGCTGCAGAGAAGATTGCCCAAGGTGGGGCGATGGTCTTTACGTCCGGTACTGGTGGTCGTGCTCAAGATGCTTGTGCTAGTTATGTCGGGAATCTTGGTATCAATGCATTAGTCGAAGGTTTGGCGGTCGAGTTAGCACCTAAAGCTCGGGTGAATGCGGTATCACCGACTTGGACATTAACGACGTTTTGGCGTGATATGCCGACAACTCAGGTTGAACAAATTAAAACTCATTTTGAACAAACTATCCCACTGGGGCGCACGGCAACCGTACATGAGTTAGCCAGTACTTATGTTTACTTGATGGAAAATGATTTTATTACTGGTCAGCACATTGCTGTCGATGGCGGAATTATGCTTGGTTAA